The Penaeus vannamei isolate JL-2024 chromosome 13, ASM4276789v1, whole genome shotgun sequence genome window below encodes:
- the LOC138863858 gene encoding uncharacterized protein: MAKGCVLVAVLAVGLAIASASSIAKRDVGCNTLTLNASTPLTIGGCETLFAPWENNTAVLTAHCKSHSSLTCDVYRDTANKIGLFCYNVASRDADVVEIGVN; encoded by the exons ATGGCCAAAGGGTGCGTACTCGTGGCTGTCCTGGCCGTGGGATTGGCCATCGCGAGTGCCTCGTCCATCGCCAAGC GCGACGTAGGGTGCAACACGCTTACCCTCAATGCGAGCACGCCACTGACGATCGGCGGGTGTGAGACCTTGTTTGCCCCATGGGAGAACAATACGGCCGTGCTCACCGCACACTGCAAAAGCCATTCTTCTCTTACCTGTGACGTTTATCGGGATACCGCAAACAAAATAGGGCTCTTCTGCTACAACGTGGCTTCCAGAGACGCTGATGTTGTAGAGATTGGAGTCAATTAG